The Thermoflexus hugenholtzii JAD2 genomic interval CACATCCCCGATCACGCAGAGATGCCCTTCCACCTGCAGGTAATGGCCCGCCCGCAGGGTCCGGCGGACCACCCATGCCGGCTCCAGGGGGAGCTCCCGGGTTTCGGGGGCACGCTCCGGGGCCGGGGGGCTCTGGAGGGGCAGCCCCAGCCGTCGCACCAGGGCCTGCGTGACCGGATGTTCCGTCCATATGCCAGTCAGGGTGAGGCCGAAGCGGTTCAGCAAAGCCAGAGCGGCCAACAGGTCCGCCTCCTCCAGGATCCGATCCCCTAAGGCGAGGACCGCCCGGCCGCCGATGAAGAAGCTCGGGTTGGCCGACAGCCGGGCCTCCAGCGCCCGCAGGGCCTCGGGCCATGGCTCCGGCCCGAAGGAGAACCACAACGCATCCCCCACGCCTTTAATCGCCACCGGCTCTCTGGCCATCCCGTCCGTCCTCGTGTTCAGGTCAATGCCCCGGGATCGGTTTTGTTGTAGTGTAAACTTGTGGAAAAAGCAACTCTGGCGCAATGCCTTGTGGGGTTGGGAATGCAGGAACCGACTCCGCCGCGGGTGGTTCGAGCAAGAGGACAGGCCATCCGCGAAGGGAACACGAATACACGAATCGATGGGCGGAGACCGCCAGAGCCGCATTCGGTGGCCGGCTTTCCCTTCCGGAGAAGCGGCTTCCACCGCGACCTTGGCATCATTGAAGAGGGAGGTTCAGGGCTAAAGCCCCTCCTGCAGGAAGATCAATGTTTGGTAGGAGCGGCTTCCGCCGCGACCCTTGTGTCATCGAAAACCCGGCGGTTTGGAGTTGTCCGAGCGGCTTCAGGCGCGACTTCCTTCGCTCCGAAGGCGGCATTCGTGGATGGCTTTCCTCTTGCAAGAGCAGCTTTCGCCGCGATCTCTGCGGCATCGAAAACAGGGGTTCAGGGCGAAAGCCCTCCCCCAGGGAGGATTCCACCCCATAGGAGGCTGGGATGGCGTGGCTGATTGCGCATGGCATCGTGTGCACGATGGAGGATCCGCCCCGGGTGATCGAGGACGGAGCGGTGGCGGTGGAGGGGGATCGGATCGCGATGGTAGGGCCCACGGCGGAGGTGCGGGCGCGCTACCCCGAGGCGGAGGTCCTGGACGCGAGGGGTCAGTTGGTCCTCCCGGGCAGCATCTGCGCCCACACGCATTTTTACGGGGCCTTCGCCCGGGGCATGCCCCTGCACGACGAGCCCCCGACCAACTTCCCCCATATCCTGCGCCGCCTGTGGTGGCGATTGGACCGCGCGCTGGATGAGAAGGCCGTGCGCCTCTCGACCCTGGTCTGCCTGATCGACGCCATCCGCCACGGCACGACCACCCTGATCGATCATCACGCCAGCCCCTCGTGCATCGATGGCTCCTTGGATATCATCGCCGAGGCCGTGTTGGAAGCCGGCCTGCGGGCCTGCCTGTGCTATGAGGTCACCGATCGCAACGGCCCGGAAGGGGCGCGGGCCGGGATCCGGGAGAACACGCGGTTCATCCGCCAGGTCCAGAGATGGCGGGCGACGGGGGATCCCCGGGGAGACTTGCTGGCGGCCTCCTTCGGACTCCACGCCTCCTTCACCGTGGGCCCGGAGACCATGGCGCAGGCCGTGGCCGAGGCCCAGGCCCTGGGGGTCGGCTTCCACATCCACGTGGCGGAGGACGCGGCCGACGAGGGCCACAGCCTGACGATCTATGGGGTCCGCACGGTGGAGCGGCTGGCGCGGGAGGGAGTGCTGGGCCCCCAAACCCTGTGCGCGCACTGCGTGCACGTCGACACAAGGGAGATCGACCTTCTGGCCCGCACCCGGAGCAAGGTGAGCCATCAGCCCCGTTCGAACATGAACAACGCCGTCGGAGTGGCGCCGGTGGGCGCGATGCGGGCCGCCGGGGTGACGGTCGGGCTGGGCAACGACGGGTTCTCCAACAACATGTTCGCGGAGATGAAGGCCGCCTACCTGGTGCACAAGGTCCACGCCCGGGACCCGCGGGCGATGGGGGCGGAGGAGGTGCTGGCCATGGCCTATCGGGAGAACGCTCGCATCGCCGCCCTCTTCTGGCCGCATCCTTTGGGGGTCATCGCCCCCGGCGCCTACGCGGACCTCATCCTCTTGGATTACCGGCCTTACACGCCGCTGACGGCGGCGAACCTCCCCTGGCATCTGATCTTCGGGATCGACGGCTCCCATGTCACCACGACGATCTGCGGAGGGCGGATCCTGATGAAGGATCGGCAGCTGCTCACCCTCGACGAGGAGCGGATCGCCGCCGAGGCCCGGGCGCATGCGCCCATCATCTGGGAACGCTTCCGCGCCATCGCGGAGGCCGAGCGGGGCTGATGAAGAGAAGATCCGCCGGCTGGCATGCGGCCGGCCCTTCGGATATCCTACGGGAACCGTTCGAGCTCTCCGTCATGGGAGGTGGCATGCGGATCCGGGTGCGGGTGCCCGCGACGATCGCCAACCTGGGCCCGGGGTTCGACGCGATGGGGCTGGCCATCCGCCTGTATAACGAGATCGAGGCGGAGCCGGCCCCGGCGCTGGAGGTCGTCCTGGAAGGGGAAGGGGCGGACGTCCTCCCCCGGGATGTCACGAACCGGGTGGTGCGCAGCGCGGCGGCGCTGTTCGAGCAAGCGGGGATGACCCTGCCCCCCATGCGGCTGCGCTGTCGCAACCGGATCCCCCTGATGTCCGGTTTGGGCTCCAGCGCGGCCGCCGTGGTGGGCGGGCTGGCCCTGGCCGCGGCCTGGCTGGGTCGGAGGGGATGGCGGGAGGAACTGCTGGAGCTGGCCACGGCCTTGGAGGGCCATCCGGACAACGTGGCGCCGGCTCTGCTCGGAGGCCTGACGCTGGTGACCCAGGATGAGGAGGGACTGATCGCCGTTCGGGTGCTGACCCCTCCGATGCGGGTGGCCCTGGCCCTCCCGGCGGTCCAGATCTCCACCGAGATGGCCCGCCGTCTGCTTCCCACTCAATTTCCCCTGTCGGATGTGGTGGCGCAGATCGGGCATGTCGCGCTGCTGGTGCACGCGTTCCGGGAGGGGGACTGGGAGTTGCTGAGGCGGGCGATGCAGGATCGGGTGCACGAACCCTATCGGGCGCGTCTGATCCCGGGCTACGCGCAGGCGGTTCGGGCGGCGCGGGCGGCCGGGGCCGCGGCGGTGTGCATCAGCGGATCCGGCCCGGCGCTGGCGGCCTTCGCCCCCGAGGGCCATGAGGCCATCGCGGCCGCCATGGCCGCCGCCTTTGAGGAGGCGGGCTTCCCGGCCCGCACCTGGGTGGTCGACGTGGAGCCCCAGGGGGTGCAGGTGGAGGTGGAGCCGGATCCGAACCCCCGGTGATCGCCGGCATGGGATTCCATTTTCAGGAGACGTCTATGGAGTTCCTGCGACGGATGTGGCGGGCCTTCCAGACCATCGCGATCCTTTTCTCGTTTACCGTCAACCTGATCCTGGTGATCGCCCTGGGGCTGCTCTACATGCAGCTGGCCTCCCTGAAATCCGCCGTCAACGGGACGGTGGCCCGCCTGGAGGCCATCGTCCAGGAGCTGGGGGATACGCGGATCTCCACCACCATCCCGATCCGCCAGTCGGTCCCGGTGGCCTTTGAGCTCCCGGTGCAGCAGGACACGGTGGTGGTGACCCTGGCACCCGTGCCGATCACCACGGCGGCGACGTTCCAGTTGCCGGGGGGCGGGGGCACGATCAACGGAACGGTCTTCATCAACCTGCCCCCAGGGACCCGGCTTCCGGTTCGGCTGAACATGACCGTTCCGGTCCGCACCCAGATCCCGGTGAACTTCGATCAGCCGGTGGATATCGCGCTGGGGGCCTCGGGGCTGGACCCGGTGGTGGGGAAGCTGTTGTTGCTGCTCAAGGATCTCCAGGCGCTGCTGGATCTGATCCCGGGGCCGTGAGG includes:
- a CDS encoding septum site-determining protein MinC, which translates into the protein MAREPVAIKGVGDALWFSFGPEPWPEALRALEARLSANPSFFIGGRAVLALGDRILEEADLLAALALLNRFGLTLTGIWTEHPVTQALVRRLGLPLQSPPAPERAPETRELPLEPAWVVRRTLRAGHYLQVEGHLCVIGDVHPGAEIAATGDIVIWGRLLGTAHAGCEGNDEAAVYALELRPVQLRIGRHIARSPEEPRRPIPEQAVVQEGRIVVEPWRPLSWMERWFGRFL
- the ssnA gene encoding putative aminohydrolase SsnA translates to MAWLIAHGIVCTMEDPPRVIEDGAVAVEGDRIAMVGPTAEVRARYPEAEVLDARGQLVLPGSICAHTHFYGAFARGMPLHDEPPTNFPHILRRLWWRLDRALDEKAVRLSTLVCLIDAIRHGTTTLIDHHASPSCIDGSLDIIAEAVLEAGLRACLCYEVTDRNGPEGARAGIRENTRFIRQVQRWRATGDPRGDLLAASFGLHASFTVGPETMAQAVAEAQALGVGFHIHVAEDAADEGHSLTIYGVRTVERLAREGVLGPQTLCAHCVHVDTREIDLLARTRSKVSHQPRSNMNNAVGVAPVGAMRAAGVTVGLGNDGFSNNMFAEMKAAYLVHKVHARDPRAMGAEEVLAMAYRENARIAALFWPHPLGVIAPGAYADLILLDYRPYTPLTAANLPWHLIFGIDGSHVTTTICGGRILMKDRQLLTLDEERIAAEARAHAPIIWERFRAIAEAERG
- the thrB gene encoding homoserine kinase, which translates into the protein MRIRVRVPATIANLGPGFDAMGLAIRLYNEIEAEPAPALEVVLEGEGADVLPRDVTNRVVRSAAALFEQAGMTLPPMRLRCRNRIPLMSGLGSSAAAVVGGLALAAAWLGRRGWREELLELATALEGHPDNVAPALLGGLTLVTQDEEGLIAVRVLTPPMRVALALPAVQISTEMARRLLPTQFPLSDVVAQIGHVALLVHAFREGDWELLRRAMQDRVHEPYRARLIPGYAQAVRAARAAGAAAVCISGSGPALAAFAPEGHEAIAAAMAAAFEEAGFPARTWVVDVEPQGVQVEVEPDPNPR